TGAATTGGAAGAAGTTTTAGGTGATCAGGTTGTGGAAGGGGTTAGAGTATTTAACAACATTACAAATGAGAAGACTCAACTTGATGTTACGGGTGTGTTTGTAGCTATTGGTCACAAGCCAAACACAGATATTTTTAAGGGTATTTTAGACATGGACGATGTAGGATATTTGATCACTAAAGGAAAATCTACAAAAACCAATCTTCCGGGTGTATTTGCGGCAGGAGATGTTCAGGACAAAGAATACAGGCAGGCAATTACAGCCGCTGGAACCGGCTGTATGGCCGCCCTTGACTCTGAACGCTATCTTGGATCTCTTGAATAGAAATTCCATCATGAAATTATGATCAAAAAGCCTAGGTTCTCCCTGGGCTTTTTTCATTCCAATAAAACGTTTTCGTAAAATTTTCGAGTAAAAGCCCTGTGAAATCAGAGATAACGTAACTTTGCATACTACTAATTAAGTTTTGAAATTATGGCTGATTCTAGGACCGCATCGATGCGGTATTTAAAAAAATTTCAACACGTTGTTGATATCCAGCAGAAAATCATCTATTTCCTTTTAAGTATCATTTTTGCCTTTGTACTGACTTATTGGCTGAACACACCTGAACTCGATCAAGCACAGATTTATGTGCTGTTTCTTTTATTTTTGTCAATTGGTTTGTGGGTTACGGAAGCTGTCCCCCCGTTTGCCGTGGGCTTGTTGATATTTGGATTTCTTGTCTTTGCCTTAGGTGGATATTATGCCGAAATAGATCCTGATAACGCCTCAAAATATGTTGCAAAATATGTTGAAACCTGGTCAAACAGTGTTATCTGGTTGATGCTGGGGGGGTTCGTCATGGCAGAGGCCATGCAAAAAGTAGGTCTTGACAAATCCCTTTTCAAAATGACCATATCCAAATTCGGAAGCAAACCAAGAAACGTATTACTGGGTATTATGCTGGTTACTGCCATATTTTCAATGATCATGTCGAACACCGCGACTACCGCCATGATGATTGCCGCAGTGATTCCGTTTATCAACACGCTTGACAAGGATTCTCCGATGTCAAAAGCGCTATTAATTGGTATTCCGGCTGCTGCTTCTTTAGGTGGTATGGGGACCATTATTGGTTCTCCCCCGAATGCAATCGCCGTAGATGCCATGAATAATCATGGAATAGAATTCGGATTTCTTGAATGGATGATCATTGGTTTCCCGGTTGCGGTAATTTTGGTGTTCTTATTCTGGAGTTTTTTGATAACGAGGTACGTCCCGAAAGTGTCTAAAATTGACCTGTCGTTTCTTGACAGCCTGGAATCAAACACGAACTCGAGAATATTTAACATAAAGCGAAAAATTGTATCAGGAGTACTCCTCCTAACATTAACCTTGTGGCTTACAGGGAACATTCACGGCATTCCTGCCTCGGCCGTTTCTTTATTGCCTATTATGCTGCTCACAATGCTTGGGATTGTATCGGGTAATGATGTCAGAAAGTTACCCTGGGATACACTTATGCTGGTTGCGGGTGGGTTGTCACTGGGACTGGCAATTCAGGAAACTGGATTGGCTGAATATTACGTTAGTTTACTCAGTAATTATGACTTGAATCTATATGCTTTGATGATCGTATTTTCTCTTCTAACAGTTATTCTGTCAAACTTTATGAGTAACACGGCCACTACAACCATTTTAATTCCTATTGCCATCATACTTGTGTCTTCAAACCAAGTAATTTTACCATTGGTTATAGGCCTAAGTGCTTCAGCGGCTCTGTTCCTTCCTATATCAACACCCCCAAATGCAATTGCATTTAGTACGGGTAAACTGGATCAAAAAGATTTCAGGGCAGGAGGATTTTTTGCCGGGCTCATTGGCCCTGCGGTGATTATTTTGATGGTATTATTAATAAGCGCTGTTTATACCGGAAATTAATAGACAACCTGGTTAATCAGGAAACCGATCTTTTATTTTTCTGTCCATACCAGTCTATTGCGAGAAGAATACCAATACCTAATATGATATAAAATATGGCCATCCAGGTGGTGAAGTCAGAAAAGTCCGGAATATATCGGATATAGTTTTCCACGATTTTCTTATCGAGACTGTCATAGAGGTATTCACCACCCTCCATTTTGTAGACTTCTCTTTTCCAGGGCCATACGTTCCCCAGGGACCCTCCTATGAAACCGATGATCAAAGCCGTAATGATCTGGTGCCATCGTTTAAGGAGATATCCAAGAATGTGCGAGGTGACAACCAACCCAAAAACAGAACCCAAACCAAAACTCGCAATAATTTTCATATATCGCATTCTTACTTCGTCATAAATGAAGTCAAATTTAAAAGTGAAAACATCCTGAATGGTCTTGTAAAGTTCATTGACGGCATCAACCAGAAGCAGGGCGTAATTCCCCATTAATATCAGAATAAAAGACCCTGACAAACCTGGAAGTGTCATCCCTGACACGCCTATGATTCCGCATAAAAAAACAAACCATAAATTATCGTTCTCTTTTGCAGGACTCATAAAACTTATAGATACCCCGATCGCTACACCCACCGCCATTGATATAATATTGGCACGTGAAAAATCATTAAAATCTTTTGCCACATAATAAATTGAACCCAGGATCATTCCAAAAAACGTAGCCCAGACGTACAATTCGAAATTTTGAATCAGGTAATCAAGAACCCTTGAAACCGAAAAATAACTGAAGGTAGATCCTGCAAAGACCAATAAAAGAAACCTTCCGTTGACATATTGATAAAAGCTCTTAAATCTCCCATCGATCAAAAGTTTAAAAGCCTTTCTATTAATCTTCTGAAGGGAATAGATCAGTTCTTCATAAAATCCTGTAACAAAAGCAACCAGTCCACCTGAGACCCCCGGAACTTTATTCGCAGCTCCCATGGCAACCCCCTTGATAAAGAGTAGAATTTTATCTCCCAATGTCCTTGTATTCTCCGCCATCTAATTGTTCTTTTTAACAGCCAGTTTTTCCAACAGGATGATAAACATAAATCCGGCCAATGCAAGTAGGAGTGCCCATAAAATTTGTGGATCCCCTTCATAGCTGCCGGGTAATATACTTTTCTCTTTCAATATTTTGGTCTTTCCATTTATGATTTCCGATTCTAAAACCTCTTTCCATGGCCAGATTTTATTCAGGGAACCTAATATAAAACCAGTCAATACGGCAAGAGTCAAATTCTGGTAGTGGTCAAAGAGCCATTTCAAAATACGCGAAAAAGATAATAAACCGACAACGGCCCCTGAGATCAGGGTGATTAATAACACCACATTTTTATCGTTAATGGCATCGAGTACCGGCTTATACATTCCAAGCAACAATAAAATGAAGCTTCCTGAAATTCCGGGTAAGATCATGGCACAAATGGCCAATGCCCCTGAGAGGAACACGTAGGGATATGATGGGTTGGCGTCCTGTGGTGTAAGGGTTGTAATAAAATAAGCTGCCAAAGCCCCTGCTACCAGGAGAAAGATGGTACCCGGTCGCCATTTAGTAATTTGTTTGGCCACGTAAATAATACTGGCCAGAACCAAACCGAAAAAAAATGACCAGATCAATATGGGCTGGTTTTCAAGCAAGTGCTTGATCACCCTGGCCAGGGAAATAATACTTAAAGCA
This DNA window, taken from Lutimonas zeaxanthinifaciens, encodes the following:
- a CDS encoding SLC13 family permease produces the protein MADSRTASMRYLKKFQHVVDIQQKIIYFLLSIIFAFVLTYWLNTPELDQAQIYVLFLLFLSIGLWVTEAVPPFAVGLLIFGFLVFALGGYYAEIDPDNASKYVAKYVETWSNSVIWLMLGGFVMAEAMQKVGLDKSLFKMTISKFGSKPRNVLLGIMLVTAIFSMIMSNTATTAMMIAAVIPFINTLDKDSPMSKALLIGIPAAASLGGMGTIIGSPPNAIAVDAMNNHGIEFGFLEWMIIGFPVAVILVFLFWSFLITRYVPKVSKIDLSFLDSLESNTNSRIFNIKRKIVSGVLLLTLTLWLTGNIHGIPASAVSLLPIMLLTMLGIVSGNDVRKLPWDTLMLVAGGLSLGLAIQETGLAEYYVSLLSNYDLNLYALMIVFSLLTVILSNFMSNTATTTILIPIAIILVSSNQVILPLVIGLSASAALFLPISTPPNAIAFSTGKLDQKDFRAGGFFAGLIGPAVIILMVLLISAVYTGN
- a CDS encoding DUF368 domain-containing protein, with amino-acid sequence MAENTRTLGDKILLFIKGVAMGAANKVPGVSGGLVAFVTGFYEELIYSLQKINRKAFKLLIDGRFKSFYQYVNGRFLLLVFAGSTFSYFSVSRVLDYLIQNFELYVWATFFGMILGSIYYVAKDFNDFSRANIISMAVGVAIGVSISFMSPAKENDNLWFVFLCGIIGVSGMTLPGLSGSFILILMGNYALLLVDAVNELYKTIQDVFTFKFDFIYDEVRMRYMKIIASFGLGSVFGLVVTSHILGYLLKRWHQIITALIIGFIGGSLGNVWPWKREVYKMEGGEYLYDSLDKKIVENYIRYIPDFSDFTTWMAIFYIILGIGILLAIDWYGQKNKRSVS
- a CDS encoding DUF368 domain-containing protein translates to MGKRTLKEYFVVGLKGVAMGAADVVPGVSGGTIAFISGIYEELIDSISKVNLKTLKLLKEEGFLSMWGALNGNFLLSLVIGIALSIISLARVIKHLLENQPILIWSFFFGLVLASIIYVAKQITKWRPGTIFLLVAGALAAYFITTLTPQDANPSYPYVFLSGALAICAMILPGISGSFILLLLGMYKPVLDAINDKNVVLLITLISGAVVGLLSFSRILKWLFDHYQNLTLAVLTGFILGSLNKIWPWKEVLESEIINGKTKILKEKSILPGSYEGDPQILWALLLALAGFMFIILLEKLAVKKNN